In Bacillota bacterium, a single window of DNA contains:
- a CDS encoding CcmD family protein, translating to MLFFQVAYVVLWVLLLGYTLYLGRRQRQVEAELERLSQVMASEPATRP from the coding sequence GTGCTCTTCTTTCAGGTCGCCTACGTGGTCCTGTGGGTCTTGCTCTTGGGCTACACCCTTTACCTGGGCCGCCGCCAGCGCCAGGTGGAGGCGGAACTCGAGCGCCTCTCGCAGGTGATGGCCTCCGAGCCTGCCACGC